The Leptospira brenneri genomic sequence GCTGTTGGCTGTCACCTCGAATGGAGCCAATAACGAAAAGCCGAGTCTATTCAGATGTAATCTAGACGGAACTAGTTGTTCCCATACAGATATTTCTGCAGGACAAGGAACTAATTCTGGTCTAGGTCCCAATGCTCTCATCGATCGCATCAATGGAAAGTTGTTGGTTGTCACCTCCAATGGAGCGAATAGTTCCAAACCGGGTCTATTCAGGTGCAATCTAGATGGAACTGGTTGTTCCCATACAGATATTTCTGTAGGACAAGGGAATCTTTCCGGCTCTAATCCTAGTGCCCTAATCGATCATATCAATGGAAAGTTGTTAGTTATCTCACGTAATGCAGCGAATCAGTCTAAGCTCAGTTTATTCAGGTGCAATCTAGATGGAACTAGTTGTTCTCATACAGATATTTCTGCAGGACAAGGGGAAGTTAGCGACCTCAGGATGATTTTAGATCCCATCAATGGGAAATTTATAGTAACCAGTCGTAATAGTTCCAATAACGGAAAACCTTCTCTCTTTATCTGGTAACCAATCCCTACGCCAAGGATCTGAAGGGCTATGGTCTCACCCGATAAGGGTGAGACGGGAGCGAACGCGCACCCCGGAGGAGCCTGGTCGGTGATAGGTTTTTGTAACGGCCACCTAACCCATTCGAGGCGCCTTAAACTTTTTGTATTTAAGGCAAACTTACATTCTCGATAGAAATCTGTGTGGGAATGGGATTTGGTGCGGTAGTAAATTTTGTATAATTCAAACGAGCGAGTTTTCCTGAACATACTTCTCGCATCACTTCCGTTCTTTCTTGTGCCGGAGAAGTTAAGTTAGACGAATAATGAAATCTATTGAAAGTTCCCGATTGTGGATTGATAAAAATATCTGCTAGTTGATAGGAACCTGATCCATTGCCAGTGGTAGAATCAGGTGCAGAGGAATACTGGCCAGTAGAAGAAGAGGCTTGTGTTCGCATGAGTAATTGTGAAGAAGATAGCCAGAGGGGTTCTGATTCCGTCATTTCCAAAATGCTTTCCGTAGCACTTCCCAAAAAAGAATTCCAAAGGAGAGCACCACTCACATTGAATTTAGAGAAGATATAGTGTTTGATGGTTCCATTGCTTGCGACCAACGGTTCTGCTGGACTTCCATACGTATACCTACCAGAGGTGATGGTATAGATGGAATCATCTTTCACAAGGAAACGATTGGGATCTCCATACCCACCTTCGTCGGTAGTTCCCAAATAAGAATACCATAAAATAGTTCCATCAGCTTCATTCAGTTTCATCACAAACGGCATTTGAGAATCAGCATAAGGATGTATGGTTCCACTTACACTTTGATTTGTTCCACCAGTGATGAAAAGTCCGCTTGCATTGGCTTCTGCCCCAAAAATAAAATCATCTCCACCACTGCTAAAGTAACGTTGGAATAACATGGGGCCATTTTCACCAACGGCTAAGTGAATGAAGTCTGAGTCAGACTCACCACCTGAAGTTGAATTAATAATAGTTGGTCCATCTCCAAAAGAAGCATGACCACTACCACCTGTATTTTCAATAAACACGTGTAAGTTGTTTGATGTATCCATCGCTGAAACAACAAAATTGCCGATACTATTTGAATCGAAATAGGTAAACCAAACGCGTGTTCCGTTTTCACGAATCCTCCCTACAAAAAGGGAAGGAATTCCCATACCTGATTTGGCATTGAGGGGACCGCCGGCTTGTTCGTAACCTGTTACAATCAAAGCAACAGAGATGTCTCCATTCGGATACTTTCTTAATTTCGGTTTGTATGTTACTTCGTCTACTGCTTCGCCCAGGTAATCAACCCAAAGGATTTCTCCGTTTGTATGGGAGACTCTCATTAAAAATGTATTCAGAGTGATTCCCACATCTCCTTCAAAGCCATGGGCAACCCCGGCGGAAGAACCAGGAACCAAATATTCCTGCGTAACCCCTGAGATTAAATAGTCCCCATTGGATAGGATCAGTAAATCGGAACCGGTTGTTTTTTTTGTTCCTGTTCCATAAGTTTTTTTCCAGGTTTGAAAATTAAGGCAAGGATCAGATAATAAATAAGCTCTGATGAGATTGGTTAGGAAAAAATCACTAGAAGCGGGATCACTGGGGTTGTTTAGATTGAGTTTACAAGAAGATATGAGTAGAACAGCAAATAGGAAGGGGAAAAAATAAATTCTCATATCTATAAGTAACAGCTCAAAGGTTTGTACTTCTTAATTGTATAGGGAAATAAATTATATTTTTAGTTCAATTGCTTTTGTATAAACTAAATCATATTCTAATTTTCTTTTTTTCCAACTCCAATCCAGATCCATAATGTTTTTCACTACAATGTCTCTTTCTTGTGAACCAAATATATCCTTGGCCCGTTCCAGAGCATATCCCAGCGAACCTGCGTCATTTGGTTCAAATACAATCCCTGTTTTGTATGTTGGAATGTTTGATTCTTCCACTGTATCCCTTAACCCACCCACACGAGATACAATCGGAATGGTTCCGTAGTTATGGCTGTACATTTGGTTGAGGCCACAAGGTTCAAAGAGCGATGGCATTAGAAAAAAATCACTCGCGGCTTCGATTTTATGAGCCAAACTTTCGTTATATCCTTTATAAAAATAAAATATATCCGGAAGGGAATCGGAAAGATAGTAGAATGTTTTTTCCATTTCCGGTTCCCCTGAACCAAGAACCACATAACGATGTGGTAGGTGTCGTCTTTCGGAGAATGCCTGTAAAAAAGTAGGAAATCCTTTTTGGTGAGTGAGTCTTCCGATAAGACCAACCAAAGGGACATCAAGAGGTAAAGAGGGTCGTCCTATTTCTTTGAATAGTTCTGTTTTGTTTTTTAATTTTCCTTCTTTCCAATCTTTGGCGGAGTAGGTTTTGTAAATTCGTTTGTCTTTATTGGGATTCCATTCCTCTGAATCGATTCCATTTAAAATCCCTCGGTAATCGCCAGATCTTTGTTGTAAACAATAACTGAGACCAAATCCATTGGGTTCACTGAGTGTTTCTTCTCTATAACCAGGACTTACTGTAGTGATTTTGTCA encodes the following:
- a CDS encoding glycogen/starch synthase, whose product is MKILHASAEYFPYIKMGGLADMLASLTKEQAKTEEVYVALPYIGGLGKSPQWTGREYPALLPNDAKTDSLVVSILKNSKFLEAEESGVKLYFFQSDLFQSLNSVYGHAEEHFRFAMFSYACYALSQILKVDVFHAHDWHTAIALTLQKDSANPIPSVFTIHNLAYQGDHPFWMTGFLKEEPFRLITSPFDHDGKCNYMKAGILSADKITTVSPGYREETLSEPNGFGLSYCLQQRSGDYRGILNGIDSEEWNPNKDKRIYKTYSAKDWKEGKLKNKTELFKEIGRPSLPLDVPLVGLIGRLTHQKGFPTFLQAFSERRHLPHRYVVLGSGEPEMEKTFYYLSDSLPDIFYFYKGYNESLAHKIEAASDFFLMPSLFEPCGLNQMYSHNYGTIPIVSRVGGLRDTVEESNIPTYKTGIVFEPNDAGSLGYALERAKDIFGSQERDIVVKNIMDLDWSWKKRKLEYDLVYTKAIELKI